GGGGGGCAATCGGCGAGCGTTACGGGTTGAACCTGACGGTGGTCAACATAGATGGTTTGCGCCTCAACCCCGGAAACATAGGAACTCGGGAGCGCATTGCCCAGGTGGCCAGAGCAGCTCAACAAAGAAAGGTACCCATTCGAATCGGCGTTAACTCCGGTTCATTGGAGAAAAAACTCCTGAGAGAATACGGCCATCCTTCTTCAGATGCCTTAGTAGATAGCGCCCTTCATCACGTTCGCTTGTTGGAAGACCAAGGTTTCGACCTCATTAAGATCTCCCTCAAAGCCTCAGATCCTTTAGCCACCATAGCCGCCTACCAGAAGATCTCCCTGTTGACCGACTATCCCCTTCATATCGGTATTACCGAAGCAGGTCCCCTGTTCTCCGGGGGGATCAAGTCGGCCGTGGGTTTAGGGATTCTTCTATACCAAGGGATAGGGGATACCATTCGCGTTTCGTTAACCGCCGACCCAACCCTGGAAGTGAAAGCCGCTTACCATATCTTGAGAGCGTTGGGGCTTCGCCGCCGGGGAGTGGAGATTATTTCCTGTCCCCTTTGCGGACGGAGCGAAATCAACCTAATTCCTGTGGTCCGGGAGGTTGAGGAACGCCTCTCGGGCTGGTCAGAGCCCCTTCATGTAGCCGTCATGGGCTGTTCCGTGAATGGTCCCGGAGAAGCCCGGGAAGCCGATGTGGGTATCGCCGCCGGAAAGGGAACGGCGCTGCTTTTTCGTAAGGGGAAGGTCATCCGCGAGGTAAAAGCAGAGGAAATGGTCACGGCATTAATCTCCGAAGCGGAATTGATGCTAAAAAACCAATGAAAAGGATTGTCTATGCGCTTTTCCAGAATGCTGCTCCAAACTTATAAAGAAGACCCGGCAGACGCCGAAGCAATTAGCCACAAGCTGATGGTCAGGGCTGGTATGGTGCGACAGTTGGCGGCCGGGCTTTATATTTATTTACCCCTCGGCCTGCGGGTCCTGGAAAAGGTGAATGCCATCATCCGGGAAGAGATGAACGCCATCGGCGGACAGGAAATAAGCATGCCCGTCCTCCATCCGGCGGAAATCTGGCAACAATCCGGACGCTGGTATGACATCGGAGACGAAATGTTTCGCCTCCAGGATCGAACGAAACGGGATATGGTTTTGGGTATGACCCATGAAGAAGTCGTTGCTTGGCTGGCGGCAAGGGAAATCCGTTCCTACCGGGACCTCCCCCAGATCTGGTACCAAATTCAGACCAAGCTCCGGGATGAAGCCCGGCCGAAAGGAGGCATCCTGCGCACCCGTGAATTTTTAATGAAAGACTCCTACAGCCTGGATTTGGACTCTGCTGGATTGAACCATAACTATCAGCTTCATTACGATGCTTACTGCAAAATTTTTCAAAGGTGCGGAATAAAATATTATGCTGTGGAGAGCGACCCGGGGATGATGGGTGGAGCGGGCGCCCACGAATTCATGGCCCCCAGCCAAGCCGGTGAGGACGAGGTGGCTCTTTGCGATAATTGCGGGTATGCTGCCAATATGGAGCTGGCCAATTCCCAACCCTTACCTGCATCTTCCCCTGTCTGGGACCTGGAAGAAGTGGCCACGCCCGATTCCCGGACCATTGAGGAGGTCTGCGCTTGCCTCGGGATCGACCCGCGTTTGACCATTAAATCTTTGCTTCTGATGGGCAAAGATGGCCCTATCCTGGCTTTAGTCCGCGGAGATCAAAAGCTTCATGAGAAAAAATTCAGACGTCTGGTGGGAGAATTTCGCCCAGCCCACCGGGAAGAGGTGAAAGAGTATGCCGGGGTAGAGGCAGGTTTTCTCGGTCCGGTCAGCCTCGCCCCGGGCCGCAACCTACCTCTGATCGCGGATGTTGCCCTGCAGCAAGGAGTTTTTGTCGCCGGGGCCAACCGCGAAGGCTACCACCTCCGGGGCGTTATTCCTGGGAAACATTTTACCGCGAAATTTGCCGATATCCATATGGCCATGTCAGGAGATACTTGCCCGGCATGCCATTCCTCCCTGAGGGTCGAGAAAGCCATCGAGATCGGGAATATCTTCAAACTGGGAACAAAATACTCCCTTCCCTTGAAAGCACTCTACCTTGACCGCCAGGGACAGGAAAAACCTATTGTCATGGGTAGTTACGGCATCGGTCCGGCCCGCATCATCGCCGCCGCCATTGAGCAAAGTTATGATCAAGACGGGATCATTTTCCCTTTACCTTTAACCCCCTTTGACGTTCACCTCTTACCTGTCAACCTCAAGCAGGAAAACGTCCGGCAGGAGGCGGAAAAAGTCTACCAAAGATTATCGGAAAACAGGATTCGTACCCTCTTTGATGACCGCGAAGAGGCTCCGGGAGTAAAGTTTAAAGATGCAGATCTCATCGGCATCCCCCTGCGTTTAACCCTCAGCGCAAAAACTTTGAAAAATAATATGGTGGAAGTCAAAGTCCGCCGGACCGGCGAAGTCCATATGGTGAAACTGGAACAAGCTCTCTCTTGGGTGCAAAACTGGATCACCTCTCAGACGAAAAAATAGTTGCGGGTTTCAAGTTTAAGGTTACGGGTTGGGAATTATAATTCTTTTTTAAACTTTGAAACTTTCAACTTTCAACTTTAAACTTTTTTTATGATTCGCCTCAACGATATTTTGGAAAAGCTGTATCGCTACCTTCCCGGGGCTGACCTTGGCCTGATCGAAAAGGCCTACGTTTTTTCCGCCAAGGTTCACCAAGGGCAGGTTCGTCTATCTGGCGAGCCCTATCTCATCCACCCCTTAGAAGTTGCGGCCATTTTGGCCGATATGAAAATGGACATTGCCACCGTGGCGTCGGGGCTCCTGCACGATACCGTGGAAGACACCTTCACCACCCCCGATGAAATCAAACAGACTTTCGGGCCTGAGATCGCCGGTCTGGTGGACGGACTGACTAAAATCAGCAAAATAACCTTGTCCACCCGAGAAGAACAGCAGGCGGAGAATTTCCGCAAAATGCTCCTGGCCATGGCCAAAGATATCCGCATTGTCCTCATCAAATTGGCTGATCGACTTCACAATATGCGTACCCTGCAGCACCTTTTACCAGAAAATCAGACTAAAATCGCTCAGGAAACTTTGGATATTTATGCGCCCCTGGCCAACCGGCTGGGCATCGATCGGATCAAGACGGAACTTGAGGATCTATCCTTCCGATACCTCTATCCGGAAGAATACCAAAGACTGGCGCGCGAA
The Deltaproteobacteria bacterium genome window above contains:
- a CDS encoding proline--tRNA ligase — its product is MRFSRMLLQTYKEDPADAEAISHKLMVRAGMVRQLAAGLYIYLPLGLRVLEKVNAIIREEMNAIGGQEISMPVLHPAEIWQQSGRWYDIGDEMFRLQDRTKRDMVLGMTHEEVVAWLAAREIRSYRDLPQIWYQIQTKLRDEARPKGGILRTREFLMKDSYSLDLDSAGLNHNYQLHYDAYCKIFQRCGIKYYAVESDPGMMGGAGAHEFMAPSQAGEDEVALCDNCGYAANMELANSQPLPASSPVWDLEEVATPDSRTIEEVCACLGIDPRLTIKSLLLMGKDGPILALVRGDQKLHEKKFRRLVGEFRPAHREEVKEYAGVEAGFLGPVSLAPGRNLPLIADVALQQGVFVAGANREGYHLRGVIPGKHFTAKFADIHMAMSGDTCPACHSSLRVEKAIEIGNIFKLGTKYSLPLKALYLDRQGQEKPIVMGSYGIGPARIIAAAIEQSYDQDGIIFPLPLTPFDVHLLPVNLKQENVRQEAEKVYQRLSENRIRTLFDDREEAPGVKFKDADLIGIPLRLTLSAKTLKNNMVEVKVRRTGEVHMVKLEQALSWVQNWITSQTKK
- the ispG gene encoding flavodoxin-dependent (E)-4-hydroxy-3-methylbut-2-enyl-diphosphate synthase encodes the protein GAIGERYGLNLTVVNIDGLRLNPGNIGTRERIAQVARAAQQRKVPIRIGVNSGSLEKKLLREYGHPSSDALVDSALHHVRLLEDQGFDLIKISLKASDPLATIAAYQKISLLTDYPLHIGITEAGPLFSGGIKSAVGLGILLYQGIGDTIRVSLTADPTLEVKAAYHILRALGLRRRGVEIISCPLCGRSEINLIPVVREVEERLSGWSEPLHVAVMGCSVNGPGEAREADVGIAAGKGTALLFRKGKVIREVKAEEMVTALISEAELMLKNQ